The stretch of DNA GAAGCCGCCGCCGCCCTCGGCGTCGAAGTCGACTACGACGGCCCCGTCGAACCCGACGTCACCCGGCAGGTACAGATGATCGACACCTGGATCACCCGCCGCTACGACGCCATCTGCGTCGCCCCGAACGACCCCGACGCCATCAGCGACGTCCTCAAGAAAGCCCGCCAGCGCGGCGTCAAGGTCATCACCTGGGACACCGACGCGCAACTCGACGCGCGCGACTTCTTCGTGAACCAGACCACCTCCAAGGGCATCGCCCACACCGTCATGGATATCATGGCCGAGGGCGTCGGGCCCGAGGCGAAGTTCATCAACATCACCGGCACCCTCACCGCCGCCAACCAGAACACCTGGATGAAGCTCATGGAGGAATACCGCCAGCAGAAGTACCCCGGCATGGTGAACCTCTCCCCCACCCCCAAAGAATCCGGCGAGGACCAGGCCCGCGCCACTCAGGTCTGCGACGACAGCCTCAAAGCATACCCCGAACTCCAGGGTATCTTCGCCCTCACCTCCGTCGCCCTCCCCGGCTCCGCCGAAGCCCTCCGCAAAGCCGGCGCCGCCGACCGCATCTTCCTCACTGGCCTCGCAACCCCCAAGGCCATGAAAGAATACGTCCTCGACGGCACCGTCAAGAAATTCGTCCTCTGGAACGT from Candidatus Hydrogenedentota bacterium encodes:
- a CDS encoding substrate-binding domain-containing protein; translation: MTSKSIFSLALAAAFAFGLAGCGQPQQAPADAQSAAEPGAEAAAEKTIRIGVMPKLIGIDYFNAAETGVKEAAAALGVEVDYDGPVEPDVTRQVQMIDTWITRRYDAICVAPNDPDAISDVLKKARQRGVKVITWDTDAQLDARDFFVNQTTSKGIAHTVMDIMAEGVGPEAKFINITGTLTAANQNTWMKLMEEYRQQKYPGMVNLSPTPKESGEDQARATQVCDDSLKAYPELQGIFALTSVALPGSAEALRKAGAADRIFLTGLATPKAMKEYVLDGTVKKFVLWNVPDLGYLTVHAAVAAVKGDLTPESESFNTGRITTSRKEGTEIILGDPLVFTKDNIENFDY